From the genome of Halomonas sp. I5-271120, one region includes:
- a CDS encoding diguanylate cyclase: protein MPHDSWLRCAAALHNDVYLLLDHQLRISEQLGTLTDVDTTDLSGQMLTDCVAPDGMAALETTLSALLIRRLPGEVTTLWPNGNQTHWKAMPTPTAGLVLSRVRERQAGLGHDSLVSMIDALPVMVASIDNELRYRFVNASYEAFFGKTRGTLCGQHIEVILGEATWKRLTPFYERVLSGERVQYEETLPLKDGSVLECRVQYVPDMAADGSVKGFFAAIEDVSEYGATIRLLKQIHHIVHNRPDEYDSTIDDLLTLALDFLGLEIGIVSQVSGDIYKVRHVVSQQSGLEPGAQFSLGETFCCLTLEADDVLGTVHAGENPLFQGHPCYQRFPLESYIGVPLIINGEVWGTLNFSSPKARQMSFTALEIELVRLVGDAVEHLITRYLTSERWAKEREAINHLALTDALTGLPNRARIDRALDEAITRRYAISLAIIDIDFFKRINDRHGHDVGDRVLRGVADTLAEGVREGDLIGRLGGEEFMLLMHATPLFTARRVAERLRRAVESFSLPMDPEPPLSVTISLGLTQGRQDDDAASLYQRADHALYMAKHRGRNRIEVL, encoded by the coding sequence GGCTTCGTTGCGCTGCCGCACTTCATAACGACGTCTACCTGCTGCTAGATCACCAACTGCGGATCAGCGAACAGCTGGGCACCCTGACCGATGTAGACACCACGGATCTGTCGGGTCAGATGCTGACTGACTGCGTCGCCCCCGATGGCATGGCGGCTTTGGAGACGACCCTGTCGGCACTGCTGATACGTCGCCTGCCTGGTGAAGTCACGACGCTCTGGCCCAACGGTAACCAGACGCATTGGAAAGCCATGCCGACGCCGACCGCGGGGCTGGTGTTAAGCCGGGTACGAGAACGCCAAGCGGGGTTGGGACATGACTCATTGGTGTCGATGATCGATGCCCTGCCAGTCATGGTGGCAAGCATCGATAACGAGCTGCGTTACCGCTTCGTCAACGCGAGCTACGAGGCCTTCTTCGGAAAGACCCGTGGCACACTGTGCGGGCAACATATCGAAGTGATCCTCGGCGAGGCAACGTGGAAGCGGCTGACCCCGTTCTACGAGCGGGTCCTATCCGGCGAACGCGTGCAGTACGAAGAGACCCTACCCTTGAAAGACGGCAGTGTCTTGGAGTGCCGCGTCCAGTATGTGCCGGACATGGCCGCGGATGGCAGCGTAAAAGGGTTCTTCGCCGCTATCGAGGACGTCAGCGAATACGGCGCCACGATACGTCTACTGAAGCAGATTCATCACATTGTCCACAATCGACCCGACGAGTATGACAGCACTATCGATGACCTCCTGACCCTGGCGCTCGACTTCCTGGGCCTAGAGATCGGCATCGTCAGCCAAGTCAGCGGCGACATCTACAAGGTGCGTCATGTGGTCAGCCAGCAATCCGGGCTAGAGCCTGGGGCACAGTTTTCCCTGGGGGAGACGTTCTGCTGCCTGACGCTAGAAGCTGACGATGTGCTGGGCACCGTCCATGCCGGCGAGAACCCGCTTTTTCAGGGCCACCCCTGCTATCAGCGCTTCCCGCTGGAGAGCTACATTGGCGTCCCGCTGATCATCAACGGCGAAGTGTGGGGCACCCTCAACTTTTCGAGCCCTAAAGCACGACAGATGTCGTTCACCGCGCTGGAAATCGAGCTGGTGCGCCTGGTCGGCGATGCTGTTGAGCATCTGATCACCAGGTATCTCACCTCTGAACGCTGGGCCAAGGAACGGGAAGCCATCAACCATCTGGCGCTGACCGATGCGCTGACCGGGCTACCCAACCGCGCTCGAATCGACCGGGCCCTGGATGAAGCCATCACCCGACGCTATGCCATCAGCTTGGCGATCATCGATATCGACTTCTTCAAGCGTATCAACGACCGTCATGGGCACGACGTTGGCGATCGAGTACTGCGCGGAGTTGCTGACACACTGGCGGAAGGCGTACGTGAGGGAGATCTGATCGGTCGACTGGGCGGTGAGGAATTCATGCTGCTGATGCACGCCACTCCCTTGTTTACGGCTCGTCGTGTAGCGGAACGGCTGCGCCGGGCCGTCGAATCTTTCTCGCTGCCAATGGACCCGGAACCGCCGCTGTCGGTGACCATCAGCCTTGGCCTCACCCAGGGGCGACAGGACGACGATGCCGCCAGTCTCTATCAGCGTGCCGATCACGCCCTCTACATGGCCAAGCACCGAGGGCGCAATAGGATCGAAGTACTCTAG
- a CDS encoding TIGR02647 family protein, whose protein sequence is MPTSRFSPELFEEMKILGLFNLTTTQEGIKVHSNATPEAISAARRLHDKGLITQDDGGYLTSLGHEAAQHAQDLLTILVTEKLAS, encoded by the coding sequence ATGCCCACATCCCGTTTCTCGCCGGAGCTGTTCGAGGAAATGAAGATCCTTGGCCTGTTCAACCTGACCACGACCCAAGAAGGCATCAAGGTACATTCGAACGCTACGCCGGAAGCCATTTCGGCTGCCCGCCGGCTTCATGACAAGGGCCTGATTACGCAGGACGACGGCGGATACCTGACGAGCCTCGGTCACGAAGCCGCCCAGCACGCTCAGGATTTGCTGACCATCCTAGTAACCGAGAAGCTAGCCAGCTAG
- a CDS encoding PAS domain S-box protein, with translation MRLERDQWKRESNQLFDAMFRQNTAPKLLIEVDSGQIIDANESALSFYGYSRSAIERLNIRDINPLDDAALRRELQLAQREERRFFRFQHRLANGELRDVEVYSSPMTRHGCQLLHSIIHDVTERTRAEAELAAQKAEYRDLIEQHPHFVVRYLPDTTILFINAPLSKLTGKHQDALVGKRWGDLLPAEQQDAIREHLADFSDQTPIRAFENQVTDSQGKTRWVHWTSRAFCDENGTPREFQSVGIDITERRMLEQEHRRLSEIIEATPDLISMADTEARPFYYNPAGKKLIGHQLASSSPDEHIVFHQLADIWQHLRENAIPEALRNGYWQGEGKIRNALGEEIPVQQTLIAHRNAQGETTHFSTIMHDLTQHKALEAEHRLMAVAFHTGQGVMIVNRQQIIERVNDAFTSITGYTLQAAVGQSPQLLQSDQHDATFYQRVQFTLSVSGYWEGEYWYRHQNGETLPLWQSISTLTNGQGEIEHYIYVFHDIRKQKILEEELKHLAEHDRLTGICNRTRLYRLQEQAINDLERYDTPFSLIMLDIDCFKDINDEYGHDVGDSVLKALTDVIIRQLRDSDEVGRWGGDEFMLLAGHTHLDGAIKLAERVRASIEATSFDDVGSVTVSLGVVEFHRGMTLAESGKAVDEALYRAKRRGRNRVESLPGDT, from the coding sequence ATGAGACTAGAGCGCGATCAGTGGAAGCGGGAATCGAATCAGCTCTTCGACGCCATGTTTCGGCAAAATACCGCACCCAAGCTGTTGATAGAGGTCGATAGCGGACAGATCATCGATGCTAATGAGTCGGCGCTTTCGTTTTACGGCTATTCCCGATCAGCGATCGAGCGACTGAACATTCGCGACATCAATCCTCTTGATGACGCGGCCCTCAGGCGGGAACTTCAATTAGCGCAGCGCGAAGAGCGGCGCTTTTTCCGTTTCCAGCACCGCCTGGCCAACGGCGAGCTGCGTGATGTCGAGGTCTACAGTAGCCCGATGACGCGCCACGGATGCCAGTTGCTTCACTCGATCATCCATGACGTAACCGAACGCACCAGAGCAGAAGCCGAGCTGGCCGCCCAGAAAGCCGAGTATCGCGACCTGATCGAGCAGCACCCTCATTTCGTGGTGCGTTACCTGCCCGACACCACGATTCTCTTCATCAACGCTCCCTTGTCTAAGCTGACCGGTAAGCATCAAGACGCCCTGGTCGGCAAGCGCTGGGGCGACCTGCTGCCCGCCGAACAGCAGGACGCCATCCGAGAACACCTGGCTGACTTCAGTGACCAGACACCGATTCGCGCGTTCGAGAACCAGGTAACCGATAGCCAGGGTAAGACGCGCTGGGTGCACTGGACCAGTCGCGCCTTCTGTGATGAGAACGGCACGCCAAGGGAGTTCCAGAGCGTAGGTATCGATATTACCGAACGTCGAATGCTCGAGCAGGAGCATCGACGGCTGAGCGAAATCATCGAAGCAACCCCCGACTTGATCTCCATGGCGGACACCGAGGCACGGCCGTTCTATTACAACCCAGCCGGCAAGAAGCTGATAGGCCACCAGTTGGCCTCGTCATCTCCCGATGAGCATATCGTCTTCCATCAGCTGGCGGATATCTGGCAGCACCTACGTGAGAACGCAATACCGGAGGCGCTGAGAAACGGCTATTGGCAGGGGGAAGGCAAGATTCGAAATGCCCTGGGCGAAGAGATCCCGGTTCAGCAGACGCTGATCGCTCACCGCAACGCGCAAGGCGAGACCACGCACTTCTCAACCATCATGCATGACCTGACGCAGCACAAGGCGCTTGAGGCCGAGCACCGGCTGATGGCTGTCGCCTTTCATACCGGGCAAGGGGTAATGATCGTCAACCGACAGCAGATCATCGAACGCGTCAACGATGCTTTTACCTCGATCACCGGCTATACGCTTCAAGCAGCCGTTGGCCAGTCCCCTCAGTTGCTGCAATCCGACCAGCACGATGCCACCTTCTACCAGCGTGTCCAATTCACTCTGTCGGTCAGCGGGTACTGGGAGGGAGAATACTGGTATCGACATCAAAACGGCGAAACTCTGCCTTTATGGCAGTCCATCTCCACCCTGACCAACGGCCAAGGTGAGATCGAGCACTATATCTACGTCTTCCATGACATCCGCAAGCAGAAGATATTGGAAGAAGAGCTCAAGCATCTCGCCGAACATGACCGGCTGACCGGCATCTGCAACCGCACCCGACTCTATCGGCTGCAGGAGCAGGCTATCAACGACCTCGAGCGTTACGACACGCCTTTTTCGCTAATCATGCTCGATATCGACTGTTTCAAGGACATCAATGATGAGTACGGACACGATGTCGGCGACAGTGTGCTCAAGGCACTGACCGATGTCATCATCCGGCAGCTGCGTGACAGTGACGAAGTCGGTCGCTGGGGCGGCGATGAATTCATGCTGCTGGCCGGCCACACGCACCTGGACGGCGCCATCAAGCTGGCAGAACGGGTTCGCGCCAGCATCGAAGCGACATCCTTCGACGATGTCGGCAGCGTGACCGTGAGCCTGGGGGTCGTGGAGTTCCATCGCGGTATGACCCTAGCGGAGTCGGGGAAAGCCGTCGATGAGGCGCTCTATCGAGCCAAGCGCCGGGGGCGTAATCGCGTGGAGAGCCTTCCCGGCGACACCTGA
- the serB gene encoding phosphoserine phosphatase SerB produces MTRRLLIRATGQAHPGQLAGLGSALARAGARLLDINQSVTFDILSLEALVGLDHDSDLEAILAEAGDTLGLDIQAVQVGAEDYQRWSAQESRPRLILTLLAPHLPAGILAEVGALTAEHDLTVELIHRLSGREPLDGSVAGEGSDRHPMGACVECWLRGEEVDLTALREKALALGAMHGVDIAIQEDSIWRRHRRLVCFDMDSTLIQTEVIDELARRHGVGDEVAAVTERAMRGELDFQQSFRERMSKLKGLDEAVLADIAENLPLMDGVERLMGHLKRLGYRTAILSGGFTYFADYLQQKLGFDEVHANELVIENGKVTGEVREPILDAERKAYLLREIARREGLALEQTIAVGDGANDLKMLATAGLGIAFRAKPLVRQQASHSLSTLGLDAVLYLIGYRQSDLEG; encoded by the coding sequence ATGACACGACGACTCTTGATTCGCGCCACGGGCCAGGCCCATCCCGGCCAGCTCGCCGGCCTAGGAAGCGCCCTGGCCCGCGCCGGGGCCCGCCTGTTGGACATCAATCAGAGCGTGACCTTCGATATCCTGTCGCTGGAGGCGCTGGTCGGGCTTGATCATGACAGCGACCTGGAGGCGATTCTCGCTGAGGCTGGCGATACCTTGGGGCTCGACATCCAGGCGGTGCAGGTGGGTGCCGAGGACTATCAGCGCTGGAGCGCCCAGGAAAGTCGGCCACGGCTGATCCTGACCCTGCTGGCGCCGCATCTCCCTGCGGGCATTCTTGCCGAGGTCGGCGCCCTGACCGCCGAACATGACCTGACCGTCGAGCTGATCCATCGTCTGTCAGGCCGTGAGCCGCTGGATGGCAGCGTGGCCGGAGAGGGCAGCGATCGTCACCCCATGGGCGCCTGCGTCGAGTGTTGGCTGCGCGGTGAGGAAGTCGACCTGACCGCCTTGCGTGAAAAGGCCCTGGCGCTGGGCGCCATGCACGGCGTGGATATCGCCATTCAGGAGGATTCGATCTGGCGTCGCCACCGTCGGCTGGTGTGCTTCGACATGGACTCGACGCTGATCCAGACCGAAGTGATCGACGAGCTGGCCCGGCGCCACGGCGTGGGCGATGAGGTGGCAGCGGTCACCGAACGGGCGATGCGCGGCGAGCTGGATTTTCAGCAGAGCTTTCGCGAGCGGATGAGCAAGCTGAAGGGCCTGGACGAGGCGGTGCTCGCCGACATCGCCGAGAACCTGCCGTTGATGGACGGCGTCGAACGCCTGATGGGCCACCTCAAACGGTTGGGATATCGCACCGCCATCCTCTCCGGTGGCTTTACCTACTTCGCCGATTACCTGCAGCAGAAGCTTGGCTTTGATGAAGTCCATGCCAATGAGCTGGTCATCGAGAATGGCAAGGTCACCGGCGAGGTGCGTGAGCCGATCCTCGATGCCGAGCGCAAAGCCTATCTGCTGCGCGAGATCGCCCGCCGCGAGGGGCTGGCGCTGGAGCAGACCATTGCCGTGGGTGACGGCGCCAACGATTTGAAGATGCTAGCCACAGCGGGACTCGGTATCGCCTTTCGGGCCAAGCCGCTGGTGCGTCAGCAGGCCAGTCATTCGCTTTCGACACTGGGTCTCGATGCAGTGCTCTATCTGATCGGCTATCGCCAGAGCGATCTTGAGGGCTGA